The genomic window GGACACCTTCCGCGACATGGAACGCGCCTATGAGCTAAGATGGGGTGTTCCACCATCAGCGCTGGACACATCCACATGGCTGCTGATGGGGGCCCTGAACCTGGCGCACCGCGTGGCGCGACTGGAACAGGACAAAAGTCGGCAGACACAGGACCTGGAACTGACCCTCTCCAAGCTACTCGACGATGTTCCGGACGAAGAGAATCCCTCGGTCGGCCCCCTTTTCAAGGGGACGGAAGAGGAAGCTGGAATCTGATCCCTGCGAGGCCCGTGAGACGGCCAAGCGCTTGTTCCGTAT from Geothrix sp. 21YS21S-2 includes these protein-coding regions:
- a CDS encoding cell division protein ZapA, translated to MTPPKEVQLEVLGRSIRIHSTAGPEDLPRATSILEDTFRDMERAYELRWGVPPSALDTSTWLLMGALNLAHRVARLEQDKSRQTQDLELTLSKLLDDVPDEENPSVGPLFKGTEEEAGI